One Theropithecus gelada isolate Dixy chromosome 3, Tgel_1.0, whole genome shotgun sequence genomic window carries:
- the LOC112621729 gene encoding olfactory receptor-like protein OLF3, which produces MSQLGRDNVTWVSEFILMGLSSDRQTQAGLFVLFGATYLLTLLGNGLILLLIWLDMRFHLPMYFFLCHLSLVDICYTSSGVPQMLVHFLLEKKTISFAQCGTQLFFSLVLGGTEFLLLAAMAYDRYVAVCDPLCYIAVMRPSLCVALAAVSWLVGLANSAMETALTMYLPTCGHNVLNHVACETLALVRLACVDVTFNQVVIVASSVVVLLVPGCLVSLSYTHFIVAILRIRSTQGRRKAFGTCASHLTVVSISYGMALFTYMQPRSMASAEQEKVVVLFYTVATPMLNPLIYSLRNKDVKAALSRVLMTSSELKH; this is translated from the coding sequence ATGTCCCAACTGGGAAGGGACAACGTAACCTGGGTGAGTGAGTTCATCCTAATGGGTCTCTCCAGTGACAGGCAAACCCAGGCTGGACTCTTTGTCTTATTTGGGGCCACCTACCTGCTGACCCTGCTGGGCAACGGGCTCATCCTGCTCCTGATCTGGCTGGACATGAGATTCCACCTGCCCATGTATTTCTTCCTCTGCCACCTCTCACTTGTGGACATCTGCTACACCTCCAGCGGGGTCCCTCAGATGCTGGTGCACTTCCTCCTGGAGAAGAAGACCATCTCCTTTGCCCAATGTGGGACCCAGCTCTTTTTCTCCCTGGTCCTCGGAGGGACTGAGTTTTTGCTGCTAGCCGCAATGGCCTATGACCGCTATGTGGCTGTCTGCGACCCCCTGTGTTACATAGCAGTGATGAGGCCAAGTCTCTGCGTGGCACTGGCAGCTGTCTCTTGGCTAGTGGGCCTGGCTAATTCTGCTATGGAGACGGCACTGACCATGTACCTGCCCACCTGTGGGCACAACGTGTTGAACCATGTGGCCTGTGAGACACTGGCACTGGTCAGGTTGGCCTGCGTGGACGTCACCTTCAATCAGGTGGTCATAGTGGCCTCCAGTGTGGTGGTGCTGCTGGTGCCCGGCTGCCTGGTCTCACTGTCCTACACCCACTTCATAGTTGCCATCCTGCGGATCCGCTCCACCCAGGGGCGCCGCAAGGCCTTCGGGACCTGTGCCTCCCACCTCACTGTGGTCTCAATATCCTATGGGATGGCCCTCTTCACCTACATGCAGCCTCGTTCCATGGCCTCAGCTGAGCAGGAAAAGGTAGTGGTGCTCTTTTATACTGTGGCGACCCCCATGTTGAATCCTCTCATATACAGTCTGCGGAACAAGGATGTGAAGGCAGCTCTGAGTCGAGTTCTGATGACAAGCTCTGAATTAAAACATTAG